The DNA region ACCTATGCAGACCTTCAGCTCGGCACCGACGGCAAGGCGCGTACGCGCCTGCGCGATCCGGCGACGGGCGCGGCGATCGCGGTCTGGCAGGAGAAGGGCGTCATGCTCGTCTTCACCTCGGATACGGCGGAGCGCGACGCGCGTAAGTCCGTCGCCCTCGAACCGATGGAGTGCATGCCCGATGCCTTCAATCGCGATGACTGCGCGCCGTTGATCACGCTGGCGCCGGGCGAGGAACGTCGCTTCATCTGCGGTGTGGAGTTCGACGCGTGACAGGGCCGACCTTCGCGGATGTGCGTGATGCCGCCGCGCGTATCGCGCCGTATGCCCTCGTGACACCGGTGCTGCGCAGCGACCGCATCGACGCGCTGGTCGGTGCATCGATCGTGTTCAAGTGCGAAAACCTGCAGCGCGGCGGTGCGTTCAAGTTTCGTGGCGCCACGAACGCCGTCTGGTCACTCGGTGACGAGGAAGCCGCGCGCGGTGTGGTGACCCATTCGTCCGGCAACCACGGCAATGCGCTGGCGATGGCGGCACGTACCCGGGGCATTGCCGCCCACGTCGTCGTGCCTGAGGGCGCGGTGAAAGCCAAGGTGGATGCGATCGCCGCAGCGGGCGCGACCATTCACCGTTGCGCGCCGACGACCGCGGCGCGCGAAGCGGCGGCCGCCGAGATACAGGCGCGGACCGGCGCCGAACTGGTGCACCCGTATGCCGATCCGCGCGTGATGGCGGGTCAGGGAACGCTCCTGCCCGAACTGCTCCGTCAGGCACCTGGCCTCGACACCATCCTGTTTCCCGTCGGCGGTGGCGGTCTGGCTTCCGGATGTTCGATCGCCGCGCACGGCATCGATCCAGGCATCGCCTTGTTCGGTGCCGAACCGGAAGGTGCCGACGACGCGGCGCGTTCGCTCGAGAGCGGACGGCGGGTCGGGCCGTTCACCCCGGAGACGGTATGCGATGGCTTGCGCACGCTGATCGGCGAACCGAACTTTCATGTCCTTCGCGAGCATGGCGTCAGCGTGCTGCGCGTGACCGACGGTGAAGCGATCGACGCCATGAAGCTGCTGTGGACGGAGCTGCGCATCGTCGTCGAAGTATCGAGCGCCACGGTGCTCGCCGCCATGCTGCGTTATCCCGACCGTTTTGCCGGACGTCGTGTGGGCGTCGTGCTTAGCGGCGGCAATGTCGATCTCGACGCACTGCCCTGGTAGCTACCGCCGTCCTGCCCACAGACTGACGGAGACGCCCAGTGTCGGTGCGGGCGGATGTACTTCGATGGTGTTCCCCGCATTCGCACGTCCGCAGCCTGTGTTCGCGGACATCGTTGTGTGCGTCCGGCTTCATATGCTTGTCCCCCTTCGGATGAACCGTGAGGTGGGGACATGCGCTGCGACTGGGCGGAGCGAAGCGAGGTGGAGCGTCGGTTCCACGACACCGAGTGGGGCGTGCCGGTGTATGACGACACGCGCCTCTTCGAGCATCTGACGCTTCATGGCGCGCGCGCGGGCCTCGCCCTGCGTCTGGTGCTGGATAAGCGTGAGAATTACCGCCGCGCTTTCCATGGCTTCGACATCGGGCGGGTGGCCGCGATGAGCGACGGCGAGCTTGCGGCCCTCGCGCTCGACCGCGGACTGATACGACATCGCCTGAAGCTCGCATCCGTGCGCGGCAACGCGCGTGGATGCCAGCGTATTGTCGAGGACACCGGCTCGCTGTCGGCTTACCTGTGGGACTTTGTCGGCGGCGCGCCGGTGATTCATGCATGGCAGCGGGCGTGCGACGTCCCCTGTCGCAGTGAAGCGTCGGACCGGATGAGCGCCGCGTTGCGCCAGCGTGGGTTTCGCTTCGCGGGTACCGCGCTCTGCTACGCGCTGATGCAATCCACCGGCATGGTCAACGACCATCTGGCGCGGTGCGAGTGCTCGCGATCAGAACGGAGTCTTGCGCCGTGAGCCACGCAGGTTCTCGATGGGGAAGCTTGCGATCTCACCACCGCCTTCGCGGCGCGACTGACCCGCGGGCGGACCCCATGCGTGCGCGGTGACGACTTCCCAGGTCGACGGAATGACGCCGTCGCTTCGCATGGCTTCGTACGCGTCGATCATGCGCTTGTAGTGCTGTTTGCCGGTGAGGCCGCGCGCACGGTCGGCATCGGCGTTGTTGGCACCCAGGCCCTTCAGCTCGTCGAGTACGGCGCGCGGCGTCGGGTACGTCAGGGTGTAGCGCTCGGCGAACAGCACCGGGTCCTTCAGTCCCTGCGCGAGCATCGCGTCACCGACATCGTGCATGTCGAGAAAGCGTGCCACGTGGGCGCGCTGATCGGCTTCGGCCCAGGCGGCACGCAATTCGGTCAGCGTGTCCGGGCCAAACGTCGAGAAGGTGAGCAGGCCACCGGGTTTGAGCACGCGCGCGCACTCGGCGAAAAGTCGCGACAGGTCCTCGCACCACTGAAAACAGAGATTGGAGAAGAGGATATCGACGCTCCGATCCGGCACCGGCAGTGTGTACGCATCGGCGACGACGCGGCCGAACGGTTTCAGCCAGCTGGCATGCTGCTTCGCCTGCTTCAGCATCGGCAGCGCGAGGTCGACCGCGATCACCTGGGCCTTCGGATAACGCTTCTTCAGGGCGGCGCTGCCGCGTCCCGTTCCGGCGCCCACGTCGAGTACGACCTCGGGCACCTGTTCGAAGATCTCAAGGCGCTCGACCAGTGTCGACTGCACTTCGCGCTGTAGCGCGTCGTGTTTTTCGTAGGTGCCCGCGGCACGGCCGAAGTTACGTCGGACCTGGCGTCGATCGAAATGGAAGTCGCTCATGGATTCGCGTCGGTGAACTGCGTGAGGACTTCCGCCACGGCGGCGGCGTGTCCGATAAAGGGGGCGTGCCCGGCATGGGCGATTTCTTCGAACCGTCCACCGGCCGCTTGCGCGGACCAGCGCATCGTGTCGGGATGGACGATGCGGTCGCGACGACCGGCTATCCAGAGGCTCGGGCGAGCGATCTCGTGCAGGCGCGGTCGCAGGTCGGTGGCCTCGAGGAGTCGCAGGCCTTCCATCAGCACGCGCGGATCGGGCTCGCCGCGCGAGAACGCCTCGTCCTTCAGGCGTCGCGCCTCCGCGCGCGGGTCGGCGCTACCCATGGCTTCGAGTGCGATGAAGCGTTCGACCGTCGCGCGGTAGTCCGCATCGAGGTCCGCCGCCAGCTTCCGCACCATCGCTGCATCGTTGCCATGCGGCCAGTTCTCGTCTTTCACGAAGCACGGCGTGGAGCACATCGGCACCACAGCGCGGACGTGGTCAGGCAGGTCGAGTGCCGCCACGAGCGCGACCAGTCCGCCCATCGACCAGCCCAGCCACACGGCGGGCGGGGTGACTTCGGCGATGGCGCGCGCGCATGCCAGCGGCTCGAGCGGGATGTCGGAGTCGCGGGAATAACCGTGGCCCGGCAGATCCACGACATACATCGTGAAACGGTCGGCAAGCGCTTCGATCAGTGGCGCGAGGATGCCGCCGTGCATGGCCCAGCCATGGATCATCACCAGCGGCGTCGGGCCGGTACCATGCGTCTCGATATGCAGGCCGGTCATGCCGCGGTGCTCGGCGCCAGGCCCGGGTCGACCGCGCCGCGATCGTCGAAGACGAAGCAGTCGCCGCGCCAGTGCGCGCCTCCGACTTCCTCGAAGTATTTGAGAATGCCGCCTTCGAGCTGGAAGACGCGATCGATACCGATCCCCGCCATGTGGATGGCCGCCTTCTCGCAGCGGATGCCGCCCGTGCAGAACGACACCACCGTCTTGCCATCGAAGCGCGCGCGGTCGGCGGCGACGGCGTCGGGAAACGCCGTGAAGCTGGCGATGCCGTACTCCACCGTGTTCTCGAACGTGCCGGCCGCCACTTCGTAATCGTTGCGCGTATCGACCAGCACCACTTCACGGCCGTCATCGTCATGGCCCTGATCGAGCCAGCGGCGCAGATCGGTCGGCAGGACATGCGGCGCGCGGCCCGCCCCGGGGCGGATCGCAGGCGCGCGCATGGTGATGATTTCCTTCTTCAGGCGTACGCGCATGCGGCTGAACGGCACGTGGTCCGAGAGGCTCTCCTTCGGTGCGATATCCGCGAAGCGGGCGTCCTCGTGCAGCCAGGCCATGAACGACGCGATGGCCTCACGCCGCGCGGCCAGAAACAGGTTGATCCCTTCCGGCGCCAGCAGGATCGTGCCCTTCAGCGCCAGGGCGTCGCAGCGTGCGACAAAGTGCGCGCGCAGGTCGTCCAGGTCGTCCAGGGCGACGAACTTGTAGGCGGAAATATTGAGGATCGACATGGGCATGGCGTGGGGCGTGCGGTCGTCCATTATACGGCCACGTCCTGCCGGGGGCGGGGCAGCGCCGCCAGGGCGCCCAGCAAGCCGTCGATGCGGTCGGGCGTATGTGTCGCGGATAGCGTGATGCGCAGGCGCGCCGCTCCGCGAGGCACCGTCGGCGGGCGAATCGCCACCACGAGGAAGCCGGCGGCCTCGAGCGCGCGCGCGGCGGCCATCGCGTCGTCCGCCCCGCCGATCAGCAGGGGCTGGATCGCCGTGGGGGAGGGCATGAGCGACAGCCCGATCTGGGCCGCTCCCGCCCGGAAACGGGCGATGTTCTCCCGGAGGCGCTCGCGCCGGCCTTCCGGATCCTTGCGGACCAGTCGCAGTGCGGCTCGCGTGCTGGCCGCGAGCGCCGCGGGCATCGCCGTCGTGTAGATGTAAGACCGGGCGAACTGAACGATCGCCTCGATGACCGCGGCGTCGCCGGCGACGAAAGCCCCGGCGCTGCCGAGGGCCTTTCCCAGCGTGCCCATCAGGACGGGCACCGCGCTCGCATCGAGCCCCGCCGCCGCCACCGAGCCCGCGCCCTCCGGGCCGAGCACGCCCAGGCCGTGCGCGTCATCCACATAAAGCGTGGCCTGGCGCGCGTGGCAGACCCGGGCCAGTTCGGCCAGCGGGGCGATATCGCCGTCCATGCTGAACACGCCATCGGTCGCCACGAGGGCGGGCAGGTCCGGGCGTGTATCGAGTTGCCGTGCGGCGGCCTGCGCGTCGCCATGGAGATAGCGGCGCAGCTCGGCGCCGGCGAGATGGGCGCCGTCCAGCAGGCTGGCGTGGTTGAGGCGGTCCTGGACGCAGAGGGCCGCCGGTTTGCCCGGCGAGGGCATCGCGCCGGCTCCGAGCAGGGCCTGCAGGGCGCCGAGGTTGGCCATGACGCCGGTCGAGAAGAGCACGGCGCGTTCGCGGCCCGTCCAGTCGGCCAGTTCCTCTTCCAGCGCCGCATGTTCGCCGCGATGCCCCGAGACGAGGTGCGCGGCTCCGGTGCCGACGCCTTCAGCGAAGGCGCTGCGGGACATCGCGGCGATCAGGTCGCGATGTCCGGCCAGCCCGAGATAGTCGTTGCCACAGAAGTCGATGAGCACGCGCCCGTCGATCATGCGACGGGCGCCGCCCAGGCTTTCGCAGGTTCGCGCGCGTCGCAGCAGGCCGGTCTGCTCGCGCGCCGCGCGCGCGGCCTCCAGTCGGACGAGGAGGCCCGGCCGGTTCACGCCGCGTCGGCGCGTTCGACGATGTCCGCGTGCACGGTGCCCGGCTCGATCTCGACCTCCATCGGTTTCAGACCGAGGCGCTCGAACAGGCGACGGTCGTGCTCCACATCGGGATTGCCGGTCGTCAGCAATTTCTCGCCATAGAAGATCGAATTGGCGCCCGCGGCGAAGCACAGTGCCTGCAGAGCGTCGTCCATCGACTCACGGCCGGCCGAGAGGCGGACGACCGAGGCCGGCATGAGGATGCGGGCGACGGCGATGCTGCGCACGAACTCGAACGGATCCAGTGCCTCGGTGCCCGCCAGCGGCGTACCGGCGACCTGCACCAGGCGATTGATCGGCACGGACTCCGGATGTTCGGGCAGGTTCGCCAGGGTCATCAGCAGGCCGGCGCGCTGGGCGCGCGATTCACCCATGCCGACGATACCGCCGCAGCAGGTCTTCATACCGGCGTGGCGCACATGCTCCAGCGTGTCCAGGCGGTCCTGGTACTCGCGGGTGTGGATGATTTCGCCGTAGAAGTCCGGCGACGTGTCCAGGTTGTGGTTGTAGAAATCGAGGCCGGCGGACTTCAGCGTATCGGCCTGCGGCTGGGTCAGCATGCCCAGCGTGGCGCAGGTCTGCAGGCCCAGGGCCTTCACCGCGCCGACGATTTCGGCGACTTTGGCCACATCCCGATCCTTCGGCGAGCGCCACGCGGCGCCCATGCAGAAGCGGCTGGCCCCCGCATCCTTGGCGGCCTGCGCCCTGGCGACGACGGCCTCGACGCTCATCAGCTTCTCGGCCTTGACGCCGGTGGCGTAGCGCGCCGCCTGCGGACAGTAGGCGCAATCCTCGGGGCAGCCGCCCGTCTTGATGGAGAGCAGGGTCGAAACCTGCACGGCGTTGGGGTCGTGATACGCACGGTGCACGCTCTGCGCCTGGAAGAGCAGGTCGTTGAACGGCAGGGCGAAAAGGTGCTCGACCTCTTCGCGGG from Luteibacter mycovicinus includes:
- a CDS encoding sulfurtransferase, which codes for MDDRTPHAMPMSILNISAYKFVALDDLDDLRAHFVARCDALALKGTILLAPEGINLFLAARREAIASFMAWLHEDARFADIAPKESLSDHVPFSRMRVRLKKEIITMRAPAIRPGAGRAPHVLPTDLRRWLDQGHDDDGREVVLVDTRNDYEVAAGTFENTVEYGIASFTAFPDAVAADRARFDGKTVVSFCTGGIRCEKAAIHMAGIGIDRVFQLEGGILKYFEEVGGAHWRGDCFVFDDRGAVDPGLAPSTAA
- a CDS encoding threonine ammonia-lyase; protein product: MTGPTFADVRDAAARIAPYALVTPVLRSDRIDALVGASIVFKCENLQRGGAFKFRGATNAVWSLGDEEAARGVVTHSSGNHGNALAMAARTRGIAAHVVVPEGAVKAKVDAIAAAGATIHRCAPTTAAREAAAAEIQARTGAELVHPYADPRVMAGQGTLLPELLRQAPGLDTILFPVGGGGLASGCSIAAHGIDPGIALFGAEPEGADDAARSLESGRRVGPFTPETVCDGLRTLIGEPNFHVLREHGVSVLRVTDGEAIDAMKLLWTELRIVVEVSSATVLAAMLRYPDRFAGRRVGVVLSGGNVDLDALPW
- a CDS encoding DNA-3-methyladenine glycosylase I: MRCDWAERSEVERRFHDTEWGVPVYDDTRLFEHLTLHGARAGLALRLVLDKRENYRRAFHGFDIGRVAAMSDGELAALALDRGLIRHRLKLASVRGNARGCQRIVEDTGSLSAYLWDFVGGAPVIHAWQRACDVPCRSEASDRMSAALRQRGFRFAGTALCYALMQSTGMVNDHLARCECSRSERSLAP
- the bioB gene encoding biotin synthase BioB, which codes for MTAALRHDWSREEVEHLFALPFNDLLFQAQSVHRAYHDPNAVQVSTLLSIKTGGCPEDCAYCPQAARYATGVKAEKLMSVEAVVARAQAAKDAGASRFCMGAAWRSPKDRDVAKVAEIVGAVKALGLQTCATLGMLTQPQADTLKSAGLDFYNHNLDTSPDFYGEIIHTREYQDRLDTLEHVRHAGMKTCCGGIVGMGESRAQRAGLLMTLANLPEHPESVPINRLVQVAGTPLAGTEALDPFEFVRSIAVARILMPASVVRLSAGRESMDDALQALCFAAGANSIFYGEKLLTTGNPDVEHDRRLFERLGLKPMEVEIEPGTVHADIVERADAA
- the bioC gene encoding malonyl-ACP O-methyltransferase BioC, translating into MSDFHFDRRQVRRNFGRAAGTYEKHDALQREVQSTLVERLEIFEQVPEVVLDVGAGTGRGSAALKKRYPKAQVIAVDLALPMLKQAKQHASWLKPFGRVVADAYTLPVPDRSVDILFSNLCFQWCEDLSRLFAECARVLKPGGLLTFSTFGPDTLTELRAAWAEADQRAHVARFLDMHDVGDAMLAQGLKDPVLFAERYTLTYPTPRAVLDELKGLGANNADADRARGLTGKQHYKRMIDAYEAMRSDGVIPSTWEVVTAHAWGPPAGQSRREGGGEIASFPIENLRGSRRKTPF
- the bioH gene encoding pimeloyl-ACP methyl ester esterase BioH, with protein sequence MTGLHIETHGTGPTPLVMIHGWAMHGGILAPLIEALADRFTMYVVDLPGHGYSRDSDIPLEPLACARAIAEVTPPAVWLGWSMGGLVALVAALDLPDHVRAVVPMCSTPCFVKDENWPHGNDAAMVRKLAADLDADYRATVERFIALEAMGSADPRAEARRLKDEAFSRGEPDPRVLMEGLRLLEATDLRPRLHEIARPSLWIAGRRDRIVHPDTMRWSAQAAGGRFEEIAHAGHAPFIGHAAAVAEVLTQFTDANP
- the bioF gene encoding 8-amino-7-oxononanoate synthase; the encoded protein is MNRPGLLVRLEAARAAREQTGLLRRARTCESLGGARRMIDGRVLIDFCGNDYLGLAGHRDLIAAMSRSAFAEGVGTGAAHLVSGHRGEHAALEEELADWTGRERAVLFSTGVMANLGALQALLGAGAMPSPGKPAALCVQDRLNHASLLDGAHLAGAELRRYLHGDAQAAARQLDTRPDLPALVATDGVFSMDGDIAPLAELARVCHARQATLYVDDAHGLGVLGPEGAGSVAAAGLDASAVPVLMGTLGKALGSAGAFVAGDAAVIEAIVQFARSYIYTTAMPAALAASTRAALRLVRKDPEGRRERLRENIARFRAGAAQIGLSLMPSPTAIQPLLIGGADDAMAAARALEAAGFLVVAIRPPTVPRGAARLRITLSATHTPDRIDGLLGALAALPRPRQDVAV